The stretch of DNA TGGGATGTGGCATCCACCCATCGAGATTCAAACTTGTTCGACCGCGTTCTGGCGGTAGTGGATGGTTCTGCTGATCATTTTCGAACTTCAGTTTCGCTGAGCCTCTCATTATTGTTATATTCAGCCTTAGCTTCTTAGTATTTCTCTTAAATATATTGAGCAACCAGGCTGTACTGAAAAAATGTTGTTACATGTATTGCGCGTGTTCTCAGCAAGCAACCAAGATCCCACGAAGGTCCTCAGGTAGCACAGAATATTAACCCACAAAGGCGAAGCGTTgtcaggattttccccatattggctgaaacttgACACAAGGGCTCCATATTGCCAAGTGCGAGCCAGTAATGGGGAAAATGTCGACAATATGGGATAACATTGCAAAGATTCAACCAATATGGTGAAAATGTCTGCAACATTCCCCATATTACCCGTGTGCACCCCCTATTggctgaaaatgcagaaaatgcgTATTGGTACCTATACCAAATGCCGAAGTAGCACGGCAAGAtcggacgttgaagcgtgtgaaatgcacTACTCAATGTGTTGTTACATTCAATAACTCCCCGTAGACTATTAACGTTGCTCGAAACAACATATCTAGCAATGTCACTGTAAGATGCACCGGATCTCTGCTTGTATACCTGCTGTAAAGAGTCATCATTTCACTTGcattgcttcgcgatgccaatcggtcgtaaccgcaaaacaaaaagaaacgtttCAAACATCATTTCAGCAAAATCACGCTAATTATACAAGGGCGTAAGACGTTTGTAGCGGTGACGACGATGGATGTGCCTTTGCAATGTCGCTACACCTGCATCCAGTCAACGTATGCCAACAATTCTGACAGCGTCAgttcctgtcaaatactgtgttttcgATTCAGGCTGTGAGCTCTACTGTGATTACCTGCTATCTAGAGCTGTAAGGCCATTCATCTGTTTCTTTATGGATGCTACGTAAATGCTTTGCAATGCGAGCAACACGCGAATACTATTTATTCACGCTATATCGGAAGCTCAGACAAGGTATTTCTGCTTTCTCCCAGCTCCATCGAAATACTACTCAGTAAAAATAAGACTGACAGTAAAAAAGAAATTGTATAAACGTCCGACGCATGTGTATATCTAAGACGACATCCCGGTGACATTCGAGCGACGTTCAATCAGTGCTTATATCTTGGATAGTCCAGGAACTTCCCCAGGATATATGAACTGCGGCTTATACATCGGAATGCAAGCATGCAGAGCGCGATAATCTGTAGGCGTACCTGAGACATGTGTTGTTTACTGCACCCTTAAAAAaatggtgtactttaactcatttttcttgccacatgtataactcccttttggagagtacaatcaCTCTCAACAAAGGAGTTACTCCCTTAATTcctaccggagagtaatattactctccagtaaggCGTTAGAGCGTATCCCCACTCCCTACAGGTTGTGAGGAGACTCCCTtattgagagtaattgtactgtCCAAAAGCGAGTGATATATGCTACAAGGAAAAGAGTTAAAGAACACTCTTTTCTTAACAGTGTGGGATCACAAGGATATccggatattcaggacgttcgtgACCAGGTAGACATGTTCCAGGGATATTAATGAAAGAGGTAGATTTCGTTGAATCTGAACAACAAAGAATACGAAGACAACAGATGACTCAAACCAGCAGTGAAGCTTTAATGCGAGGGTAGCGCGAAAAGTGGAGCGTGGAATAACGTTGTCTCCTGCAAGGCTCGCAACCGTAGCAATCCTAAGCAGTCAGAGctagattctttttttttcttttttttgttactgtttTCTTCCCCACTTCGTTCTGTTTGTCCCGGTTTAGTATGTAACAGGAGAGCTTCAGGTAATTTTGCTTGTTGATTTTGCGAATGCGTTGCAACTGACAACTTAATGGGATAAATATCCTCGCGGCACTCGGCTCCCCAACGGGGAGTAACACGACACATGAGCTACGTGGATTGGGGACAGACCCGCTTACAGCCACAAATGTAGAACCGAGAACCGTGGCAGTCGTACGACTTTGCTGTTGCTGAAGTGGTCGAACGTTTGGGACTGATTTCGAGTACTAAAAAGGGATTAGCAAAAGTTAAACTCATAAATGAAATGATAAAATAACAGAAGGTTAGAATAGACAAATTGGAATACTAAGGGGGAATCAAGAGGGACTTACGAAGGAACTACTCCTAAATTCGCACTTACTatgctaattaattaatttattctATCTTTCAACACCATACAAAGTAGAATATCTTTTATGCTTTAGCATTACAATTCCCGAGTTCGAAAACCGTGATGTGATGTGTGAAGGGCCGGAGGAAAACCTTTCCGCTCCCTTCCTTATTCAATACCGGCATGCCTTGCAAGCACAATGGTAGATGGAATACCTCTCTACGGCAGCAAGgccaggggagggggggggggagaatgctGCCGCCCTTGTTGTCGCTTTGCAGTTACTGATAGTGATTCTTAGGGGTGGATAGGTGTGGGTAGAGGTGGATAGCGTTGCGTAGTGGTAGTGGGTGTACGGTGTGTCCGCGATAAGCGAAAAAACAAGAGAACACGCGCATTCCGCCGCATTAATTATGCATTCATTAATCCTACTTCGAATTTCGCAGTGAACCCGTTCCCTGGGATAGCAGAATTTTGTAGCTGAAATTTCTTGTGTAAATAGTGCATACGTAATTCACTTGTTTTAGAAACTGCCAGTGGTCACACGCACGCGCACAAATTGTTCATCAATGTACTTGTTTCATGTATTTACTGTTTATTTTCACAGGTGCCTGCAGTATCTTGAATGGGGTGATGGAAAGAACGGCGGTCTGTCCATGAAGTGTCTGCTTGCTAAGTTGTGATTGTGAGATCATCCCATCAGCTTGGTCTCAGTAAACTCAATAACTCAGTCTCAGTATCAACTACGTGGTATTATAATACGTGGTATTATAGTATTATACGAGTATTTGCCATTTTAGCGTAGCACAGCCGCTTTTAACACAGCCAGGAGCGTGGTAGCGCACGAGTGCAAGACATTTTAGGCTATCCTGAGGGTTGTGTTACATATTCATCAACTCTATATTTAGATATGTTTTGAATGTATGCTAGTCGAATGAAGATTGAAGGACAGACCGAGCTCTGGAAGGGATGACGTTTTTAAGACACTTGAAACGGGTGCGTGAGCTGCAAGCTGCGTCATCGGAGATGAAACAGGCAGTTCTCTCTATAGACATCAAGAAGCTAAGTGTCTGCGTCGTGTCTGTCTGTGTCTAAGCGTGCGTCCTTTGGGTTGTTTTTGGCACTTCGATTAATATTGTGGCATCAATGTCCTATAGTGACACCATAAAGCATTGAAGAGTGTTTGACGGAATGCCGAATGGTGCAGCCAGTTTTCACGAAAGATTCTGGTGCTTTCTGTCAATCTATCCGGTCATAGCGTAGCTAATAAAGTCGGTTGTCGAATTATAAGATAAAAGTGCACGTACCTCATGGTCGTCGTCGAAGCATGCTTGTCCGGACTGAAAGGCAATAACGAAATGTTAATCAGTTTTGTGACGCTCTCGTACATTTGCATCAGTTCATAGCACACAGAAAGGTACAAAGGGAAATGTTTTTATTTTACAGAATAACATTTTCTGTGCCCCATAGCTTGATGGATACATAATCATACAAAGTTCGGCACCAACCCCTGATATGAGAACAGATAGGAAATCGGCCATCGCATTTGTTCCCTTTAGGACGCTACGCTACGTCACCCTACGCTGCATGACGATACGTCATCCGTAGACGTCTCACTGACGGAGGTGTCTGCCGTGGCCATGGCCGTCATATCTCACACAGTGTGCTTCAACATATTTACACACTAGTACCCCGTCTAATGTAAAACTTGGCATATGGGTTCACGTAGGAGCAAATGTACCCTGCTTAAATTGGGGTATGTAGTTATTCATTCAAAATATCCTGGCACAGCGTCGATGTATTGTGTGCACCGGACTGTATTGAAAAAGCGTTCTGACATGTGTTCCCACTGTTCGACATGGCCCAGAACGGTTCTCAGCACCCCCTCAAGgttttgccaggattttccccatattgcaTTAAACTTGGCAATaggggccccatattgccaggcTTGAGCCGTTAACAGGGAAGTGTCGCTAATATCGCCCTCTATTGCAAGTGTGCAACCCGTTCCAACGTTATTCTCTGGTATGTAAAGCTGCACATAAAAGTCTTGTGTTCTGTTTTCTAAAAGCGCTCTGAAAAGTTGACAGGGCAACAGCCAAAAGACAGCAGCAGATTCGTTCAAACGGCACGATTGTTATGACCCAGCAGGAAAACACTGATCATATACTATCGCCGTGTTCCGCGCATGGTGTTCGTCGCATCGCTAATGACAAGAACGGTGCAGCGGAACTAGACGCCATATAACAATGGCACGGGGAAAGAATCCGCGCCGGTTACGCTGTATTGCGCTCTTCCAACATTTTCACATTATTGCAGCCTCTGCCAACGCCTCTTAGCTACAGAAAGTCTGCTTATTACCTCCTCTCCCTTCTCTACGTGGTCATATATAGCCCGTCTGATTGCGGCTCGCCCTTTTACGAATCCAGAAACTCCGAAATGATTGcaactaacttggaacctgtagagaCGAATGTGTAGATATAAAGTAGAACACATTCCACAAAATTAGTCACAAGAAAAATATGGGACagttttgagctttattttaaagttttcccgtttAGTACGCCTGGACTGCTCGCAGACGTTACTGCTTCATGCCGTGGTTACGACGGCTGAGAGCTTTGATTTGATGTGTTTGGGTTAGCGCAGGGAACAGTGGTAAGAAGTTTCTATAGAACGAAAGAAAATGATGTTCACAAAGATGCTGGTATGCTAGGCTTACAATGAGGATGTGAGGGATTGAGTTATTCcccacagtgactgcattcgGGAGGGTCTTCTTCCCGTAAGAGATATCCGTGTGTTAAATAGATGTGTCGCAGGCGGAGCCGACAGGATAGCTCTTCATACCGTTGATTGGATGCAGATGGAGGAGTGTATCCTGGGTTTTATAATGTGTAATGTGCTCCTTGTCAGTTGGTCCCAAAAGCTCTGCCAGTGTCtgctgctttttaaacatagACTTTTGATGGAATGTCGAAGGGCGTTATGTCGTTTCTTAGGGCAGCAGGAGCTGCTCGATCGGCCATTTCCGGGTATACCAagatggctgggtacccagcagaaaagTAACCGATAACCCCTTTAGATACAGTGCGTGCTAGCCTCTTTGCACCATGGACAATGAATGACACAGGTAGTCTGTAAGCAACTTAAAGAATCTGTGTATATGCCTGATGATTTGATTTTGTAAGATATAATTAAGGGCTAAAATTATGGCATACACTTTGCTGTGAAGACAGACATGGTTACCTTCAAACGACGTGACCTTACAACAGTGCCAGTGACCATACCTCGGTCTTTGAACCATCCGTGTACAGCTCTACATGGCCGCCAAAGCTATTCTTTAGCACATCAAATTCCTGTTGCAGTATTGTGTTTCACAGTTTCACGTTTGCTGTATCTGAAGAGGTACATGTTCCATTTTGGAGGGCGCTGCcacggatattttttttttacttcactCAAGGATGATAGAGTTGTACTCTGGAAAGCTACAGTGATCAACTGCTTGTTACATTAGAATGCTAAAAGAAGGCACAGCTGAAGGCCTGTTCAAGAAATTGAGTACCTGAATTGTGTACCTTTCACACATTGATAGGCATGGTTCTGGGGGTGCACCCTGATTCTTAATACATATGAAGCAGCCAGGTAAAACCCGCGTTGCTCTAAGGACCACTGATTTGTTTCTATGTATGTTTGTTCTATGTTTCTATGTATTGGCGAAGTTCTGAAATCTCCGTTAACTAAACGTAGTCCTCTGCGTTGTACTGGATCCACTGTGACGGCCGTGTGAACCGTGCACAGAAAATTCATAATCCAATttggaaaaaaacagtgaagACGTATATCTCTTTAGTGTTTCACAATCTGGATTGGCTACCGCTGCGGAAAACACTATTCTGACTATCACGCCACGACCACGGTTGAGCAGGCTTTATCCATCTAGGTAGTGTTCACTCAGCTCTGTGCACTTACAGTCTGCGGAGCCTTGCATGGACCAAGGAAGCTGATGTGATGTATAATGTCATATCCCACCGAAATCCCACACTGCGTGGTACATGATTGGCTCACTACAGAGACTTTGCCCTAGAACGGTGACAGACGAGATGTGTATTCATCACTCACCATATCATTGTCACACATCCAACATGAAAATGACACCCATGAGCATTTTCAGTAAAGTTTCAGAATCAAAAGCATTTGATGAATTTTTATGGAGCCCTTATTTAGACTGAACtataacgttttatttttagtttACTAGCGCCAGGAGCTCACGCAGCGCCTCACGCCAGACGCGTGCGTCGGATCAAGCCTGAAATGAAATACATGTGATCATCCCTACGGCTGAGTCTTTCTTACTCAACACCTTATGTGGCACAGTTGTGTGGAGTTTAAAAGAGTATTCTACTTTCGGCATGGATATGAGGACGGTTCTTGCCGAAGTCCGCCTAACACGCAAGGAAATTCGTCTGCCTCGACGCCACAGGTGCAGCGTCCAACgttgctccatagacgaaaacGTGCTGGGAGAAGGCAATGCATTtaggacaggtcctggtcgcacgtcacagcaaatgtCAACCCACACGTGACCATAAATGTGGCCGCACCAGTGATCGTTTGTAAACAGTCCGTTTACTCTTTTTGTGCACTGTTCCGGGCGTCTTTCGACCTCGGTAGTTATATTCACCCGATACATGACACCCGTTTTCTACATGAGGTCTCCTACTGTTGACCACTTTCAAGGATGCGATGACGACCTACTATTACACACTGAGTCGATGCGATTGGCTTAAACTGCGGGGAAATCTGCTACTATGTCTGGGAAGAAGCATCGTATAGTGGACGTTGGCAAAATACGTTCGTCTTCTGGCTTGAAGCCAATCGGAATATGTCGAGAAGCGCTAAAAcgacatgacctcaaaatgatgtTGTCAATGCTATGACGCCACGCGTAATCTTGCTTCACGCGTGTTTCCTAACGTGGTGTCTAAGCAGAGACCTCGTATTTTCCACTTTCTGGGCTTCTATCAAACGCACACAGAGGACACATCTTTCAGCTGATATAGCTGAAACGGTGTTGTAGCTGAAACCGGTAGTACTCCCATATAAATGAATCGTGCTTTTCCTAAAGTGCCTTCAGGTGTAGTAAATAATGAACCGTTTAGTGCTGAGACCGAAATAGCACTGACATACTTGAGTTGAGGAAAAAATGTATACACGCCAGGAGTTTTGTTTCTCAGCGAGGTCAAGGATCCGCCTGAGGTAGACGACTTGCTTTGTGAGTGGTGTATTCATCGTGTCAGTAAAGTATCACTAATCATACGTGAATGTGGACACCCTGGCAACCACTCCACTAGGTTTGCCTTAAACCTGAGTGTAGGATCTATTCTTTGGTTCTATCAAGAAGCGGTCCGTCCGTAGTACCAGAGTACCTCATCACTAATAGTCTGCTGCTGAGACGCTTGGAGCTCGCACAATACTAATCAATCATTAATACTATCGATCGCCATTAAAAACGTTAATGCCGTCAATTCTTCTGGCCACTTGCGCCACTTCTTTGGTCACGCGCGAACCAATTTCCTTGGAAATGCGGTTACcggaaaatgaaaaacaacGTATTGTCATGGAAAAAAGTTTAAAGCCATTCTaagaatcgaaaaaaaaaatcgctgtatTACTTCGCCGCACTACGACCTCGTCTACATTTTCATAATCTAAACAATACGAAAATACCAAGTATATGATATTTTTTTCACGTAGTGATGCTTACCGCTCTCCTTCCATACACAGTAGCGCTTGTCTTACAGAATTCATCTATGCGGAATCCCACTACTCCTGAAAATGTAGGCGCGTTTTTCGTGTCTGTCGTTGTGTGGCATAGGCTTCTATTCAAGTCCTCCCTGTAAATAAACAGGTGTAGTCCTAGATATTGTGCACGTCTAATAGATATCCATTTTAATCCACGGGATATTTCAGGGATGTACTATAAACATGTATATCCCATCCACATGTCTGAGCACGTCTAATGGACGGAAATACTGGACGTTAGTGACATCCATCAGAATAAAAAATCTCCGCATATGACACAGCACATTTAATGTCAGTCGCGAAAGACCTCAGCGATTTGTATCCGCCCAAAAAAGTTACCACCTTCATCGGCTTGCTTTGAATCCGCTATCTTGGAATCTACCGACTCATCCGCCGAGAGAAGCCATTATGAAAGATGACCCTTACTTATATGCAGGGATGAGATGTTGGTAGCACTGTTCAGTATGTTCGAGATCACATACATCCTCCTTCGCTATCCTGCAAAACGAGAGTCATATGGTCATGTGAGTTTATCGACTGCCTCAGAGACTTCGTGGCGCACACGCGGCAATCTCCAACTGCTGCAAGCGTGCAATACTTTCACATACATTTAGATCACCTTGCTGAAGAAAACGACTTGGAAACAACGGCAATCCCGAAATGCTCAGCGCAGCGAAATACTTTTGtgcatttttcttccttttcaaaTATTTTCGATTTCTTCCTGCGCACATGATACTGTGATGATGCGTCCACCTGTGCGTTGACGCGCGTTCACTTAGTTCTGTTATACTCTCTAGTTCAAATCTAATTCTTACTCTCTCCGAACTGCCGAGACAGACTTCATCCGTCTCTTAGTTcgccggcaaaaaaaaaaaaaatgtgaaggaacaccatgtttgtttctttattttctcatTGCGCATCTTGAGAGACCCGTcattccttcacccccaatgcgagaggaagaaagagcacactgtcgcctgttgcgtcctggaaaaagattaaaacaaaacagaaaatgcaacccaagataaaggcagttccgatagcgccACACCATACAGGTGCTTTTGTTGTGTTTCTGCAAGATAAAGCTCATCTTccacgcatgaggcggcactgtgacGGCAACCTCGACGCATGAGGTTCCTTCGCCCTCTCATATTtcgggtgaaggaaagacgtgtcTCCGAAGATGGGCAGTgaacagaataaagaaaaagGTGTTCCTCTACAATTTTTTTATGGACGATGTACCGAGcggaatttttttaaaaatcaaaACGGCTACAATATCAGGTCACCGTAAGGAACGGATGTTCTgtttgggacaacttcgtagctttttaaCGATTCTTAGGTAATTTGTAGTTTCACTGTTGAGCAACATAAAGCCAAGAACGTCTGCCGGCCCCTAGCTaatagtgaaaacagcatgtttaATGCATAAAAAAGGTGTTCTGTATATGCACGCACACAACTGTGTTCTCTCTGGTAAGCCACTTGACATGAAAGCAAAACGCACAAGGCTATCTGCCGACAGCAGCAGCATACTGTGAACTCCTTCGGTCGACTTTGCCGCTAGGGgcgcaaccttttttttttctttttgcaccgCAGTCATGCGCAGCCAACCCTCCCCCTGCGCCGGCAATTACCTCATGCATATAGTACATGGGTGTACACTTGAAAATATTTTGTGTTTCTGCCATTCTGTAACGTGAATTACAGATGGCACCGACAATGCTGATAATATGGATTGCCTATGACTCCCCTGCTCACGCCAGTATGTCGTACTGACAAAACTACAGACAGAACATACTCCCCTCCATTGCAAacaccttcccgaaccgtactctccggatcccttaacgagctgcgctcctccctctctctcacacacaaaattgcttggtccctggccacatacccccccacccccctcaaCCCAcgaaagctctcttcacctctCTGGGTACTACAACACATAGATCCTTATTGTGACGGATCTCATattttcattccccgcatcaccacaagtaatttatttatttattttatttatttatttatttatttaccctcagggttcttcattacagaggggagtgggtaaTATATTGA from Ornithodoros turicata isolate Travis unplaced genomic scaffold, ASM3712646v1 Chromosome28, whole genome shotgun sequence encodes:
- the LOC135373636 gene encoding uncharacterized protein LOC135373636; translation: MVFVFTRKVLRNATNEETYLYWYYTGKGPCGGRLEPNIFYDAPFSYKAIVQSMWITTLVRIAKEDVCDLEHTEQCYQHLIPAYKEDLNRSLCHTTTDTKNAPTFSGVVGFRIDEFCKTSATVYGRRAGKVSVVSQSCTTQCGISVGYDIIHHISFLGPCKAPQTSGQACFDDDHELCFFDRCGRKYSEIKALARRNWNLPDSYYDEDAACAKYS